A single window of Onychostoma macrolepis isolate SWU-2019 chromosome 16, ASM1243209v1, whole genome shotgun sequence DNA harbors:
- the setdb1b gene encoding histone-lysine N-methyltransferase SETDB1-B isoform X1 gives MEVDASLASGMEMELDPELEELGVSLDELRKWIEEQVDSSEAVQQRKAQLEQLQEWVEQREKEVTDMDALCTNASESVGQCEALVKEVYSNMGLVYRESSSEDEGGGGANPSEVIEIDDDDDDDVIAVGCVVPPKKVVTPVKDSAFKEASAALQRTSQQVQNLAQSVNRTAQSSITPAKAVAPPAQSHGALAVPAVFMSSGPRNAPTQPNPNLKQDNIKINMTLLGKKRTKTWHRGTLVAIKQVGNNFKYKVKFENKGKSLLSGNHVAFEYHPTLERLFVGARVVARYKDGNQVWLYAGVVAEMPNSKNRMRFLIFFDDGYASYVGLPELYPICRPLKKTWEDIEDASCKDFIEEYITSYPNRPMVLLKPGQIIKTEWEGTWWKSRVEEVDGSLVKMLFLDDKRSEWIYRGSTRLEPMFNLKMNTASSQEKKMAGQQRQRPNMGALRTKGPVVQYTSDNSASASSRPVAPQIPPARPVAAGPPQPSRTESPSLKSQMAKKSTGQVALQPRQAVTSDLQPKALIGTVHQTNTSRLFLLQSGPVHTLTPITPALHTLQTTVSTYTSERIPQEPSYQAPNDRLFYLTHNCTPDCLKRIRPTRPNLHRGRNPLLTPLLYEFRRMTGRRRLNRKMSFHVIYKSPCGLSLRNMAEIQRYLFQTHCDFIFLEMFCLDPYVLVDRRFQPQRPFYFIRDITSGREDIPLSCVNEIDNTPPPSVAYSKERIPADGVFINTSSDFLVGCDCTDGCRDKSKCSCHQLTLQATGCAPGGQINPNAGYHHKRLEECLPTGIYECNKRCRCNPQMCTNRLVQHGLQVRLQLFKTQNKGWGIRCLDDIAKGSFVCIYAGKILTDDFADKEGLEMGDEYFANLDHIESVENFKEGYESEAHCSDSEGSGVDMSRVKLPASSQHGKSTIKMEERNSSTTGKSQDDSSEDSDDDKDEESNEDESDSSDDTFVKDTYFSTSSVWRSYTTRRQAKGMKEESQDSKDGLSVSTGEERKPPPMPEETGKSKVASWLTSQSSTSANQSVKVEGGMKTEKKDVMTLSDSDDVQTISSGSDDNKEREKKTQAVVKRQVAVKSTRGIALKSHSMMVKTGGGGAGGGGSGPSHGQGGGGGDSGPKNTRQFFDGEESCYIIDAKLEGNLGRYLNHSCSPNLFVQNVFVDTHDLRFPWVAFFASKRIRAGTELTWDYNYEVGSVEGKELLCCCGSTECRGRLL, from the exons ATGGAGGTGGATGCCAGTTTGGCCTCAGGAATGGAGATGGAGTTGGATCCAGAGTTGGAGGAGTTAGGGGTGTCTTTGGACGAGCTCCGCAAGTGGATCGAGGAGCAGGTGGACAGCAGTGAAGCCGTGCAACAGAGGAAAGCTCAGCTGGAGCAGCTGCAGGAATGGGTTGAGCAGAGGGAGAAGGAGGTCACTGATATGGATGCGCTTTGCACTAATGCCTCAGA GTCTGTGGGTCagtgtgaagctctggtgaaggAAGTGTACAGTAATATGGGTCTAGTGTATCGTGAGAGCAGCTCGGAGGATGAGGGAGGAGGCGGAGCAAACCCTTCTGAGGTCATTGagattgatgatgatgatgacgatgatgtCATTGCTGTGGGATGTG TGGTTCCTCCCAAGAAGGTTGTAACTCCAGTCAAGGACTCGGCG TTTAAGGAGGCTTCAGCTGCTCTTCAAAGAACGTCTCAGCAGGTGCAGAACCTGGCTCAGTCTGTCAACAGAACGGCCCAATCGAGTATCACACCAGCTAAAGCAGTGGCCCCTCCCGCACAATCCCATGGTGCTCTGGCTGTTCCAGCAGTGTTTATGTCCTCAGGCCCAAGGAACGCGCCCACTCAACCAAACCCTAATTTAAAACAGGATAATATCAAGATCAACATGACACTTTTGGGTAAAAAACGCACTAAGACATGGCATCGTGGAACACTTGTTGCCATCAAACAAGTGG GGAACAATTTCAAGTACAAGGTGAAGTTTGAGAATAAAGGGAAGAGTCTTCTCTCTGGGAACCACGTGGCATTTGAATACCACCCAACACTGGAGAGACTGTTTGTTGGTGCCCGTGTTGTCGCTAGATACAAGGATGGCAATCAAGTCTGGCTCTATGCAGGTGTAGTCGCTGAGATGCCCAACAGCAAAAACCGTATGAG GTTTCTGATCTTTTTCGATGATGGTTATGCCTCATATGTGGGCCTGCCTGAGCTCTACCCAATCTGCAGACCAT TAAAAAAGACCTGGGAGGATATTGAGGATGCATCATGCAAAGATTTCATTGAAGAGTACATCACGTCGTATCCCAACAGACCCATGGTGCTGCTTAAGCCAGGACAAATCATAAAGACAGAATGGGAAGGAACGTGGTGGAAAAGTCGTGTGGAAGAAGTGGATGGCAGCCTTGTCAAAATGCTTTTTCTG GATGATAAGCGGAGTGAGTGGATTTATCGTGGCTCTACAAGACTAGAACCTATGTTTAATCTGAAAATGAACACAGCTAGCAGTCAAGAGAAGAAAATGGCTGGTCAACAAAGACAGCGGCCTAATATGG GGGCATTGAGGACAAAGGGCCCTGTTGTGCAGTACACTAGTGACAACAGTGCTTCTGCTTCCAGTCGGCCTGTAGCCCCACAGATCCCACCAGCTCGTCCAGTGGCTGCCGGACCCCCACAGCCTTCCCGCACTGA AAGTCCTAGTCTAAAGAGTCAAATGGCTAAAAAGAGCACTGGTCAGGTTGCACTGCAGCCTCGTCAGGccgtgacctctgacctccagCCCAAAGCACTGATCGGCACTGTTCACCAAACCAATACCTCCAG GCTCTTTCTTCTGCAGTCTGGACCTGTACATACATTGACGCCAATCACACCAGCTCTGCATACTTTGCAGACAACTGTGTCAACCTACACAAGTGAGCGTATTCCTCAGGAGCCATCGTACCAGGCTCCAAATGACAGACTCTTCTACCTTACACACAACTGCACCCCAGACTGTCTAAAGCGCATCCGGCCCACCCGCCCCAACCTGCATCGAGGACGCAACCCACTTCTTACTCCATTGCTCTACGAGTTTCGCCGCATGACTGGCCGCAGACGCCTTAACCGCAAG ATGTCATTCCATGTCATCTACAAGTCCCCGTGTGGCTTGAGTCTGAGAAATATGGCAGAAATCCAGCGCTACCTCTTCCAGACACACTGTGACTTCATCTTCTTGGAGATGTTCTGTCTGGACCCCTATGTGCTGGTGGACCGTCGATTCCAACCCCAGAGGCCATTCTACTTCATCCGGGACATTACAAGTGGTCGTGAAGACATTCCTTTGTCCTGTGTGAATGAGATCGACAACACTCCTCCGCCCAGTGTGGCCTACAGTAAAGAGAGGATCCCAGCAGATGGAGTGTTTATTAACACCAGCTCAGACTTCCTGGTGGGCTGTGACTGCACTGATGGCTGCAGAGACAA atCCAAGTGTTCGTGTCATCAGCTGACTCTGCAGGCTACAGGGTGTGCGCCAGGTGGGCAGATCAACCCCAATGCTGGATACCATCACAAGAGACTGGAAGAGTGTCTCCCTACAGG GATCTATGAATGTAATAAGCGCTGCCGCTGTAATCCGCAGATGTGCACTAACCGCCTGGTTCAGCACGGTTTACAAGTCCGACTGCAACTCTTTAAGACCCAAAATAAGGGCTGGGGCATTCGTTGCCTTGATGACATTGCCAAAGGCTCATTTGTTTGTATCTATGCAG GTAAAATCCTGACAGATGACTTTGCTGATAAAGAAGGCTTGGAAATGGGTGATGAATACTTTGCCAATCTAGACCACATTGAGAGCGTGGAGAACTTTAAGGAAGGTTACGAGAGTGAGGCCCACTGCTCCGACAGCGAGGGCAGCGGGGTGGACATGAGCAGGGTTAAACTACCTGCTTCCTCCCAACACGGTAAATCCACCATCAAGATGGAGGAGCGTAACAGCAGCACTACTGGCAAAA GCCAAGATGATTCATCTGAAGATAGTGATGATGACAAAGATGAAGAGTCTAATGAGGATGAGAGCGACAGCTCAGACGACACATTTGTGAAAGACACGTATTTCTCCACCAGCTCAGTGTGGAGGAGTTACACCACCCGCAGACAGGCCAAAGGAATGAAGGAAG AGAGTCAGGACAGCAAGGATGGACTGAGTGTGTCCACAGGTGAGGAGAGGAAGCCACCTCCGATGCCAGAGGAGACTGGGAAGAGTAAAGTGGCATCTTGGCTCACCAGCCAGTCTTCCACTTCTGCAAATCAGAGCGTCAAGGTGGAGGGAGGGATGAAGACGGAGAAGAAG GATGTAATGACCCTCTCTGACAGTGATGATGTGCAAACTATAAGCTCAGGATCAGATGACAACAAGGAGAGGGAGAAAAAGACTCAGG cTGTGGTGAAGAGGCAGGTGGCGGTGAAGTCCACGCGTGGCATTGCTTTGAAGTCCCACAGTATGATGGTGAAAACAGGGGGTGGGGGTGCAGGAGGAGGCGGGTCAGGCCCATCTCATGGACAGGGAGGTGGCGGGGGCGACAGTGGCCCTAAAAACACCCGCCAGTTCTTTGATGGGGAGGAATCCTGTTATATCATTGATGCCAAACTGGAGGGCAACCTCGGACGCTACCTTAAC CATAGCTGCAGCCCCAATCTGTTCGTCCAGAATGTCTTTGTGGATACTCATGATCTCCGCTTCCCATGGGTGGCCTTCTTTGCTAGCAA GCGTATCCGAGCAGGGACAGAGCTGACGTGGGATTATAATTATGAAGTTGGCAGTGTGGAGGGCAAGGAGCTTCTGTGCTGCTGTGGATCAACAGAATGCAGAGGACGACTGCTGTAA
- the setdb1b gene encoding histone-lysine N-methyltransferase SETDB1-B isoform X2, with translation MEVDASLASGMEMELDPELEELGVSLDELRKWIEEQVDSSEAVQQRKAQLEQLQEWVEQREKEVTDMDALCTNASESVGQCEALVKEVYSNMGLVYRESSSEDEGGGGANPSEVIEIDDDDDDDVIAVGCVVPPKKVVTPVKDSAFKEASAALQRTSQQVQNLAQSVNRTAQSSITPAKAVAPPAQSHGALAVPAVFMSSGPRNAPTQPNPNLKQDNIKINMTLLGKKRTKTWHRGTLVAIKQVGNNFKYKVKFENKGKSLLSGNHVAFEYHPTLERLFVGARVVARYKDGNQVWLYAGVVAEMPNSKNRMRFLIFFDDGYASYVGLPELYPICRPLKKTWEDIEDASCKDFIEEYITSYPNRPMVLLKPGQIIKTEWEGTWWKSRVEEVDGSLVKMLFLDDKRSEWIYRGSTRLEPMFNLKMNTASSQEKKMAGQQRQRPNMGALRTKGPVVQYTSDNSASASSRPVAPQIPPARPVAAGPPQPSRTESPSLKSQMAKKSTGQVALQPRQAVTSDLQPKALIGTVHQTNTSRLFLLQSGPVHTLTPITPALHTLQTTVSTYTSERIPQEPSYQAPNDRLFYLTHNCTPDCLKRIRPTRPNLHRGRNPLLTPLLYEFRRMTGRRRLNRKMSFHVIYKSPCGLSLRNMAEIQRYLFQTHCDFIFLEMFCLDPYVLVDRRFQPQRPFYFIRDITSGREDIPLSCVNEIDNTPPPSVAYSKERIPADGVFINTSSDFLVGCDCTDGCRDKSKCSCHQLTLQATGCAPGGQINPNAGYHHKRLEECLPTGIYECNKRCRCNPQMCTNRLVQHGLQVRLQLFKTQNKGWGIRCLDDIAKGSFVCIYAGKILTDDFADKEGLEMGDEYFANLDHIESVENFKEGYESEAHCSDSEGSGVDMSRVKLPASSQHGQDDSSEDSDDDKDEESNEDESDSSDDTFVKDTYFSTSSVWRSYTTRRQAKGMKEESQDSKDGLSVSTGEERKPPPMPEETGKSKVASWLTSQSSTSANQSVKVEGGMKTEKKDVMTLSDSDDVQTISSGSDDNKEREKKTQAVVKRQVAVKSTRGIALKSHSMMVKTGGGGAGGGGSGPSHGQGGGGGDSGPKNTRQFFDGEESCYIIDAKLEGNLGRYLNHSCSPNLFVQNVFVDTHDLRFPWVAFFASKRIRAGTELTWDYNYEVGSVEGKELLCCCGSTECRGRLL, from the exons ATGGAGGTGGATGCCAGTTTGGCCTCAGGAATGGAGATGGAGTTGGATCCAGAGTTGGAGGAGTTAGGGGTGTCTTTGGACGAGCTCCGCAAGTGGATCGAGGAGCAGGTGGACAGCAGTGAAGCCGTGCAACAGAGGAAAGCTCAGCTGGAGCAGCTGCAGGAATGGGTTGAGCAGAGGGAGAAGGAGGTCACTGATATGGATGCGCTTTGCACTAATGCCTCAGA GTCTGTGGGTCagtgtgaagctctggtgaaggAAGTGTACAGTAATATGGGTCTAGTGTATCGTGAGAGCAGCTCGGAGGATGAGGGAGGAGGCGGAGCAAACCCTTCTGAGGTCATTGagattgatgatgatgatgacgatgatgtCATTGCTGTGGGATGTG TGGTTCCTCCCAAGAAGGTTGTAACTCCAGTCAAGGACTCGGCG TTTAAGGAGGCTTCAGCTGCTCTTCAAAGAACGTCTCAGCAGGTGCAGAACCTGGCTCAGTCTGTCAACAGAACGGCCCAATCGAGTATCACACCAGCTAAAGCAGTGGCCCCTCCCGCACAATCCCATGGTGCTCTGGCTGTTCCAGCAGTGTTTATGTCCTCAGGCCCAAGGAACGCGCCCACTCAACCAAACCCTAATTTAAAACAGGATAATATCAAGATCAACATGACACTTTTGGGTAAAAAACGCACTAAGACATGGCATCGTGGAACACTTGTTGCCATCAAACAAGTGG GGAACAATTTCAAGTACAAGGTGAAGTTTGAGAATAAAGGGAAGAGTCTTCTCTCTGGGAACCACGTGGCATTTGAATACCACCCAACACTGGAGAGACTGTTTGTTGGTGCCCGTGTTGTCGCTAGATACAAGGATGGCAATCAAGTCTGGCTCTATGCAGGTGTAGTCGCTGAGATGCCCAACAGCAAAAACCGTATGAG GTTTCTGATCTTTTTCGATGATGGTTATGCCTCATATGTGGGCCTGCCTGAGCTCTACCCAATCTGCAGACCAT TAAAAAAGACCTGGGAGGATATTGAGGATGCATCATGCAAAGATTTCATTGAAGAGTACATCACGTCGTATCCCAACAGACCCATGGTGCTGCTTAAGCCAGGACAAATCATAAAGACAGAATGGGAAGGAACGTGGTGGAAAAGTCGTGTGGAAGAAGTGGATGGCAGCCTTGTCAAAATGCTTTTTCTG GATGATAAGCGGAGTGAGTGGATTTATCGTGGCTCTACAAGACTAGAACCTATGTTTAATCTGAAAATGAACACAGCTAGCAGTCAAGAGAAGAAAATGGCTGGTCAACAAAGACAGCGGCCTAATATGG GGGCATTGAGGACAAAGGGCCCTGTTGTGCAGTACACTAGTGACAACAGTGCTTCTGCTTCCAGTCGGCCTGTAGCCCCACAGATCCCACCAGCTCGTCCAGTGGCTGCCGGACCCCCACAGCCTTCCCGCACTGA AAGTCCTAGTCTAAAGAGTCAAATGGCTAAAAAGAGCACTGGTCAGGTTGCACTGCAGCCTCGTCAGGccgtgacctctgacctccagCCCAAAGCACTGATCGGCACTGTTCACCAAACCAATACCTCCAG GCTCTTTCTTCTGCAGTCTGGACCTGTACATACATTGACGCCAATCACACCAGCTCTGCATACTTTGCAGACAACTGTGTCAACCTACACAAGTGAGCGTATTCCTCAGGAGCCATCGTACCAGGCTCCAAATGACAGACTCTTCTACCTTACACACAACTGCACCCCAGACTGTCTAAAGCGCATCCGGCCCACCCGCCCCAACCTGCATCGAGGACGCAACCCACTTCTTACTCCATTGCTCTACGAGTTTCGCCGCATGACTGGCCGCAGACGCCTTAACCGCAAG ATGTCATTCCATGTCATCTACAAGTCCCCGTGTGGCTTGAGTCTGAGAAATATGGCAGAAATCCAGCGCTACCTCTTCCAGACACACTGTGACTTCATCTTCTTGGAGATGTTCTGTCTGGACCCCTATGTGCTGGTGGACCGTCGATTCCAACCCCAGAGGCCATTCTACTTCATCCGGGACATTACAAGTGGTCGTGAAGACATTCCTTTGTCCTGTGTGAATGAGATCGACAACACTCCTCCGCCCAGTGTGGCCTACAGTAAAGAGAGGATCCCAGCAGATGGAGTGTTTATTAACACCAGCTCAGACTTCCTGGTGGGCTGTGACTGCACTGATGGCTGCAGAGACAA atCCAAGTGTTCGTGTCATCAGCTGACTCTGCAGGCTACAGGGTGTGCGCCAGGTGGGCAGATCAACCCCAATGCTGGATACCATCACAAGAGACTGGAAGAGTGTCTCCCTACAGG GATCTATGAATGTAATAAGCGCTGCCGCTGTAATCCGCAGATGTGCACTAACCGCCTGGTTCAGCACGGTTTACAAGTCCGACTGCAACTCTTTAAGACCCAAAATAAGGGCTGGGGCATTCGTTGCCTTGATGACATTGCCAAAGGCTCATTTGTTTGTATCTATGCAG GTAAAATCCTGACAGATGACTTTGCTGATAAAGAAGGCTTGGAAATGGGTGATGAATACTTTGCCAATCTAGACCACATTGAGAGCGTGGAGAACTTTAAGGAAGGTTACGAGAGTGAGGCCCACTGCTCCGACAGCGAGGGCAGCGGGGTGGACATGAGCAGGGTTAAACTACCTGCTTCCTCCCAACACG GCCAAGATGATTCATCTGAAGATAGTGATGATGACAAAGATGAAGAGTCTAATGAGGATGAGAGCGACAGCTCAGACGACACATTTGTGAAAGACACGTATTTCTCCACCAGCTCAGTGTGGAGGAGTTACACCACCCGCAGACAGGCCAAAGGAATGAAGGAAG AGAGTCAGGACAGCAAGGATGGACTGAGTGTGTCCACAGGTGAGGAGAGGAAGCCACCTCCGATGCCAGAGGAGACTGGGAAGAGTAAAGTGGCATCTTGGCTCACCAGCCAGTCTTCCACTTCTGCAAATCAGAGCGTCAAGGTGGAGGGAGGGATGAAGACGGAGAAGAAG GATGTAATGACCCTCTCTGACAGTGATGATGTGCAAACTATAAGCTCAGGATCAGATGACAACAAGGAGAGGGAGAAAAAGACTCAGG cTGTGGTGAAGAGGCAGGTGGCGGTGAAGTCCACGCGTGGCATTGCTTTGAAGTCCCACAGTATGATGGTGAAAACAGGGGGTGGGGGTGCAGGAGGAGGCGGGTCAGGCCCATCTCATGGACAGGGAGGTGGCGGGGGCGACAGTGGCCCTAAAAACACCCGCCAGTTCTTTGATGGGGAGGAATCCTGTTATATCATTGATGCCAAACTGGAGGGCAACCTCGGACGCTACCTTAAC CATAGCTGCAGCCCCAATCTGTTCGTCCAGAATGTCTTTGTGGATACTCATGATCTCCGCTTCCCATGGGTGGCCTTCTTTGCTAGCAA GCGTATCCGAGCAGGGACAGAGCTGACGTGGGATTATAATTATGAAGTTGGCAGTGTGGAGGGCAAGGAGCTTCTGTGCTGCTGTGGATCAACAGAATGCAGAGGACGACTGCTGTAA